A segment of the Gossypium hirsutum isolate 1008001.06 chromosome D10, Gossypium_hirsutum_v2.1, whole genome shotgun sequence genome:
TCTATATTGTAAGTTTCGGATGAAGAACGGGGGCCTTGGAGCACGGGGTAAAATATAGTGAAGAGAAATCATCTGCTCCACCAAACTTGATTCAGTGTGGTGGAGCACAATCTTCAATTAAGAATTCCAGATAGCAAGCAGCCCACTCCACTGCGAATTCTACGTCTGGTGGAGCCAAGCGATTAATACCCTAAAAATAGAGGGTGACGTGATTAAGCGGAATAGGAGAGGaaaatgagataaaaaaaaagaacaattcTCTTACACCAATGGGAGCTTCAACCTTGCAAAGACGAGAAGAAAAAGAGATCTGGAGCGCTTGGCATTAGTTCGACGATTATTTTTAtctctagattattttatttttacttttttttcaaagCAAGTTTGTTTTGAGTTTCTTCTTGTGATTGTTTCTCAAcgcaacaagaaataaaatctactTTCTTGGACTGATGATGAATcatattttttagttaattaaatattttctcttcAACTGTTTCAATCTCtgttaattatttattcagtTATGCTTATTTACTCTGTTTGTCTGGCCACCAAGTCGTATTAATTTGGTGGTCTTGATTTGTCGTAGAAGAGAAAAATTAAGGTTTAGGTCTAGACTAAATAGATTAGGATTAACTATAGTAGCGCTGACGAATGAGTTAATTTACAGCTAGGATAGGAATATACCTGATGCGCAAATCAACCCAATAAGCTTTTCCGTAGTTGCGTTGCTCGACTTGCCTAGCACAAGAATATAGCTGGTGGGAGAGGGGGATTAACTTAGCTAGATATTGGGAGGGTCTAGTTAATGCCACAGAATCATAGGTTAATAATTGTATAGACTGAACAATTGAATGAGAGATAATTGATTAacttaattaggtaaattagagTTCCAAGATCTTTCAAAATCGATTCAGAAACTtagtaattttcattttttttatgtagTTTAATAAAATCTCTTCAATTCCTTTAGTTTAACTTCAGTAGTAATTAGAATTTCTTTTCTTGATCCAGATTGGATAAAATTGGATAATTGGTATTTAGCaggttaaaattaaatttggTCCTCATAGGAAGGGCATCATCTTATCACTGTATTACTTGATCAATACGTGCACTTACATAATAAAGTTTCCCACATAAAACCAGAAAAGAAATTAACTAGTAATGGAGTGGCTACCTATATAGTTTACCACACCATTAGTCCTGTTGAGCAGCTCAAagattttaacatatatatatatatatatttatgacagAAACCTTAATTAGGCCATGCATGTctgcaaatataatatatatatacatatactaacaACGTTGTACTCATGTTACTAATTAAATCGATTAAAGATGCCTTGTGATAAAGAATTCATCCATCATAGACGTGGGAGAATTTTGCCAGCCAAACAGATACTCCAAGATCCAAGATTCTCCAACTAATCAGACTTCGTGCCTCCCATTTTCTAGTTCTAAAAAAGCTTCAAAGTTCATACATTCCAGCTATAAAAACCCTTTGCTCCCTTCGCCACCTTCATCGGCAGTTCCAGCTTAATTTCTCACAACAAAAAACTCATTTCATCAATCACTTCAAATCATTTTCTTTTGGGAAATGGCTTCTAATGTTAAAGCATCAACTGCTCTTGTTCTTTCTCTTAACcttcttttctttgcttttgtAAGCTCTCACAACGTGGAAAACCCCGTTTTTATTCATCCCGGAGATGTGTACCATAATGGCAGAATCACTCATGGTCATCCCGGTACATGCAATCCCCTAAATCTCGGTGTATGCCTTGGCCTGTTGGATTTGGTGGGTGTTAGTGTCGGAAACGTACCTACAGAACCATGTTGCAGCGTGATTCAAGGATTGGTCGATCTTGAAGCTGCAGTTTGCCTTTGCACTGCTGTCAGAGCCAATGTGTTGGGCATTCCCATCCACCTTCCTATTTCATTGAGCCTCTTACTCAATAAATGTGGAAGAGAAGTAGCTACGGAATACATTTGCAGCCCTTAAATAGCCTTCTTCCCCACATTCTTTGCTTTAATTGTGTCTTGAAGTTTccgttttctatttgttccattTTTTATGTTTCCTTTCTGATTAAGTCTTTGTATTGTTGCTCATGAGTTGAGGACGGCTTTCAACCTTCcctttcatttttattctaaataaaatgagaatattatttgaacaaaaaatcctattttatcataATGAGTTGGAAGGGGTGTTTTTagggggaaaaatcataattaatattttcaacattatttttaatgttatatgacTACCAAGTGGATTTTTTATTTCAAGGTGTCAAACCagtgaatttaatagaagaattttaacagCTGTGACTGTTGGACTTGAATTTCTATATTCATAAAATACAGAGATTAGATTCCTCAAAATACAAGTAGGAGACTAACCTCCTAATGCACGAAGCGTACATAtacttagagcatattttaacctcCCAATCAATTAATCAATCCAACGCGAAGCGTGGAAACCATACCAGTTAGTGTAAAATATTGATCGcgtatttttatatttcaatttctttccTAAATACTCAGATATACAAATTTTACTTGAAACTCTATTCTAATGTGCAAtgttatacataaactttgattttgtgtaatttggttTCATCCAATTTTTATAAATCTCTAACACCATTAGCAATGCAACAccattttatatgtatatgttgcatccacaaatatttatatttatatttatgtgatgtaaaataaaataaatcgatgtatttatttctttaaatacatatagttgaattaaaatcaaagtttcaaCTATACATTTGAACCGCGATTAAATTTTCGTGCGCATAATTTCACCAAATTAAAGTCGGTGTATCAAAGTTCACATTCAATCAAATTTCATGTACAATTTTGAGTTTTATCCCTTTACTTAGAGACCAGCTACATTACTTATTTCAAGTGTTTTACTGAGTTGGTGTGTAATGTGGGTTCCTATTTAAGCCAtcaattaaagaaagaaaaatgcatGTGTTGAGCCGAGGGACAGAAACATAAAAAATGGTAAATGCAGTTGTAGCCGTCTAGGTAAGTTtctcgtttctttttctttttctacctaactattaaaacttaaaaatggtCATTCAACTGTTAGACTTCTCCTTTTATGGTCACCAGCCATTAAATGGCTAATGGGAAGATGATGTAGCGGATTATAGAATTGACATAAAAGAAACTTTAAACCTCAACCTTTATCCACCGTGCCAAATTAGTGTTGATTctaaaaattaaccctcaatgttttcacattgtgtaatttggtcttcttcttctttttcaaactttcaattctttgtgaccctttcactaaaaagctaaaaaagaaTATAAATCCATCAACTAAATTTGATCGGAGATACAACAAAAACACTCGAAAATCAAAGATgataatttttcatcttttctttctcTCAAATTAGCCCTCAATgtcacaaataaaagtaaaattgcgagagagagagagagagagagctagAGACCTAATTACACAACGTTTACATGTTGAAGGTAAAGATTTTGGGATCAAGACCATATTGACACAATGTAGAAATGGTcagggttaaagttgctattacgCCAACTGTAAAAGATGTCAAGTTATCTTTTCGTTAATAATTTAACAGCTGGtgaccagaaaagaaaatttcGAATAATTGGGTGACCAGAAAAGAAAATCTCGAATAGTtgggtgatcattttgtaactttgcGTTGTTGGGTGACCATGACAACTCTcatatttagagttattttagtatagtttttttttatagaattttaggGGGTAAGTTGAGCATTTAGGTTAAATTTTAGTACATTTTATAGTCTTTcagattaattatattttatttgagttttatcatttttagagttAGTTTGGATTCGTGTGCTATCTTCCTCTCTATATTGTAAGTTTCGAATGAAGAACGGGGGCCTTGGAGCACGGGGTAAAATATAGTGAAGAGAAATCATCTGCTCCACCAAACTTGATTCAGTGTGGTGGAGCACAATCTTCAATTAAGAATTCCAGATTGAAAGCAGCCCACTCCACTGCGAATTCTACGTCTGGTGGAGCCAAGCGATTAATACCCTAAAAATAGAGGGTGACGTGATTAAGCGGAATAGGAGAGgaaaatgagtgaaaaaaaaagaacttgGAGGCGAAGGAACAATTCTCTTACACTAAGGGGAGCTTCAACCTTGCAAAGACGAGAAGAAAAGAGATCTGGAGCGCTTGGCTTTAGTTCGACGATTATTTTTAtctctagattattttatttttacttttttttcaaagCAAGTTTGTTTTGAGTTTCTTCTTGTGATGTTTTCTCAACGCAACAAGAAATCAAATCTATTTTCTTGGAATGATGATGAATcatattttttagttaattaaatattttctcttcAACTGTTTCAATCTCTGTTAATTATTTATTCAGCTTTATGCTTATTTACTCTGTTTGTCCGGCCACCAAGTCGTATTAATTTGGTGGTCTTGATTTGTCGTAGAAGAGAAAAATTAAGGTTTAGGTCTAGACTAAATAGATTAGGATTAACTATAGTAGCGCTAACGAATGAGTTAATTTACAGCTAGGATAGGAATATACCTGATGCGCAAATCAACCCAATAAGCTTTTCCGTAGTGGCGTTGCTCGACTTGCCTAGCACAAGAATATAGCTGGTGGGGGAGGGGGATTAACTTAGCTAGATATTGGGAGGGTCTAGTTAATGCCACAGAATCATAGGTTAATAATTGTATAGACTGAACAATTGAATGAGAGATAATTGATTAACATAATTAGGTAAATTAGAGTTCCAAGATCTTTCAAAATCGATTGAGAAACTtagtaattttcatttttttttatgtagTTTAATAAAATCTCTTTAATTCCTTTAGCTTAACTTCAGTAGTAATTAGAATTTCTTTTTTTGATCCAGATTGGAAAAAATTGGATAATTGATATTTAGCAGCTTAAAATTAAATTTGGCCCTCATAGGAAGGGCATCATCTTATCACTGTATTACTTGATCAATACGTGCACTTACATAATAAAGTTTCCCACATAAAACCAGAAAAGAAATTAACTAGTAATGGAGTGGCTACCTATATAGTTTACCACACCATTAGTCCTGTTGAGCAGCTCAAagattttaacatatatatatatatatatatatatttatgacagAAACCTTAATTAGGCCATGCATGTctgcaaatataatatatatatacatatactaacaACGTTGTACTCATGTTACTAATTAAATCGATTAAAGATGCCTTGTGATAAAGAATTCATCCATCATAGACGTGGGAGAATTTTGCCAGCCAAACAGATACTCCAAGATCCAAGATTCTCCAACTAATCAGACTTCGTGCCTCCCATTTTCTAGTTCTAAAAAAGCTTCAAAGTTCATACATTCCAGCTATAAAAACCCTTTGCTCCCTTCGCCACCTTCATCGGCAGTTCCAGCTTAATTTCTCACAACAAAAAACTCATTTCATCAATCACTTCAAATCATTTTCTTTTGGGAAATGGCTTCTAATGTTAAAGCATCAACTGCTCTTGTTCTTTCTCTTAACcttcttttctttgcttttgtAAGCTCTCACAACGTGGAAAACCCCGTTTTTATTCATCCCGGAGATGTGTACCATAATGGCAGAATCACTCATGGTCATCCCGGTACATGCAATCCCCTAAATCTCGGTGTATGCCTTGGCCTGTTGGATTTGGTGGGTGTTAGTGTCGGAAACGTACCTACAGAACCATGTTGCAGCGTGATTCAAGGATTGGTCGATCTTGAAGCTGCAGTTTGCCTTTGCACTGCTGTCAGAGCCAATGTGCTGGGCATTCCCATCCACCTTCCTATTTCATTGAGCCTCTTACTCAATAAATGTGGAAGAGAAGTAGCTACGGAATACATTTGCAGCCCTTAAATAGCCTTCTTCCCCACATTCTTTGCTTTAATTGTGTCTTGAAGTTTccgttttctatttgttccattTTTTATGTTTCCTTTCTGATTAAGTCTTTGTATTGTTGCTCATGAGTTGAGGAC
Coding sequences within it:
- the LOC107916018 gene encoding putative lipid-binding protein AIR1, which encodes MASNVKASTALVLSLNLLFFAFVSSHNVENPVFIHPGDVYHNGRITHGHPGTCNPLNLGVCLGLLDLVGVSVGNVPTEPCCSVIQGLVDLEAAVCLCTAVRANVLGIPIHLPISLSLLLNKCGREVATEYICSP
- the LOC121222492 gene encoding putative lipid-binding protein AIR1; amino-acid sequence: MASNVKASTALVLSLNLLFFAFVSSHNVENPVFIHPGDVYHNGRITHGHPGTCNPLNLGVCLGLLDLVGVSVGNVPTEPCCSVIQGLVDLEAAVCLCTAVRANVLGIPIHLPISLSLLLNKCGREVATEYICSP